From the genome of Longimicrobium sp.:
GGCGGCGGGGGCGAGGTGGATCGGGACCGGCAGGACGGTCTCGGACGCGCGCTCGGGGGCGGCGCTCCGGCGGGGGGCTGGCTCGCGGCGGGGGAGGGGGAGCGTCCGGCTGCGGCGGGTGGCGCGCATGGCTCGCTCCTTCACGATCCGAGGGTGAAGAGGCGGCGGCCGCGGCAGGCCATCGACCCCGGGAGGAGCATGGGGACCGGCGCGCCGGAGGCCGGCGCGCCGGTGGAAGGCTGGGTCCGGAGGGAGCTTCCCGCGGGAGCGCCGCGTAGGGGAACGGTGGCGGCGCCCGGTTGGAGGTGGGCCGCGGGGGGGAAGGAAGCGCGCATCGTGATGCTCCTGGTCCGGAAGGTCGCGTGGTGCCGGAGACCGGCTGCCGCCCTGGGCGGCCCACGGTGGGGAGGGACGGCCTCCGCCCCGCTCCCACGCGCCGGATGATGCGCGCTCTCTCTCAATGCTTTCTGTTTACCGGATCACCTCCTCTATCACCTTCCTCTCACCCTCGGTCTCACCTCGTTGCAATGATTGTACTTACGAGTTTGTAACGAAACGCGTGGCGGCGAAGGAATCGTCGGTTTAGGAATCCGCGGACACCGCTTTCGGGCGGTCGACGGGCCATCTCGGCGGAACGGTATGGCCCCAATGTCTCACGCAGAGCAGCAGAGTGGTACCACCTTGCAGAGCATCGCTCGGGGATGGCTTCCGAAAAGCCTCACACGGAGGACACAGAGGACACAGAGAACTTCAATCGCGTCTTCAGTTCCTCTGTGTTCTCTGTGTCCTCTGTGTGATTCCAATCTGTTCGGAACCAGAATGATGCTCGTCAACCTGGTATCGGCAGAGGGAAGACGGGTTCTCTGCTGGCTCTGCCGCTCTGCGTGATCCCGGTTTTCGAAGCCTGGGCTGGAAGGAGGGCGGCTACGCGAGCGGGAGGGAGAGCGTGAAGGTGGAGCCCCGGCCGGGGGCGCTCCGGACGGTGACGTCGCCGCCCATGGCGCGGGCCAGGTCGCGGCTGATCGCCAGCCCCAGCCCCGTGCCCTCGTGGGGCGCCGACAGCGAGCGGCCGAGCTGCACGAACGGCTCGAAGATCTCGTCCGTCCTCTCGGGCGGGATCCCCGGCCCCGTGTCGGCCACGCTCACCGTGGCCAGGCCGGCCTCCGCCGCGCAGGAGAGGGCGACCCGCCCGCCGGGCCCGGTGAACTTCATGGCGTTGGAGAGGAGGTTCAGGAGGATCTGCTCCACCTTGAGGCGGTCCGCGCGGGCCACGACGCCCCGCGGGAGCGCCTCCAGCGCGAACTCGAGCCCCTTCGCGGCGGCCTGGGGCTCCACCATGGCGGCCACCGTCCGCGACGACTCGGCCAGGTCCACCGGCTCGATCTCGTAGTGGACCTGGCCGGCGTCGATGCGGCTGTAGTTCAGCAGGTCGTTGACGATGGCCAGCAGGTGGAGCTGGCTCTGGCGGATCCGCTCCAGGTCGTGCAGCTGCTCCTCGTTCACCGGCCCGCGCACCCCCATCGCCAGCAGGTCGGCGTAGCCGCCGATGGCGTTCAGCGGGGTGCGCAGCTCGTGCGACATGGTGGCCAGGAACTCGCTCTTGGTGCGGTTGGCCGCCTCGGCCCGGGCCACGCGGCGCGCGTCCTCCAGCGCCCGCTCCTCGGCCGCCTTCCGCTCGGTGAGGTCGCGCGTGACCTTGGTGAAGCCGATCAGGGTGCCCTCGCGGTCGCGCAGCGCCGTGATCACCACGTTGGCCCAGAAGCGCGAGCCGTCCTTGCGCACGCGCCACCCCTCGTCTTCCACCCGCCCCTCGCGCGCGGCCACCTCCAGCTCCCACTCCGGCTTGCCGGCGGCCACGTCCTCGGGCGGGTAGAAGGTGGAGAAGTGGCGGCCGAGGATCTCGTCGCGGGTGTAGCCCTTGATGCGCTCCGCCCCCTCGTTCCAGCTGGCGATGTGGCCTCCGGCGTCGAGCATGAAGATCCCGTAGTCCCTCACGCTCTGCACCAGGAGGCGGAAGCGCTCCTCGCTCTGGCGCAGCGCCTCGTCGACCCGGCGGCGGTCGGTGAGGTCGCGCGTGACCTTGGCGAAGCCCACCAGCCGGCCGTCGGGCTCGCGCAGCGCGGTGATCACCACGTTGGCCCAGAAGTGCGAGCCGTCCTTGCGCACGCGCCACCCCTCGTCCTCCACCCGCCCCTCGCGCGCGGCCACCTCCAGCTCCCACTGCGGCTTGCCGGCGGCGACGTCCTCGGGCGGGTAGAAGGTGGAGAAGTGGCGCCCGACGATCTCGTCGCGGGTGTAGCCCTTGATGCGCTCGGCGCCGGCGTTCCAGCTCCGGACGTGCCCGCCGGGGTCCAGCACGAAGATGGCGTAGTCGCGCACGCTCTCCACCAGGAGCCGGTAAAGTCCCGCATCCTGCTCCAGCCGCTCCCCGCCTTCGAAGCCGCTCGCGTGCCGCGCGGCCTCGACGTCCGTGCCGCTTCCTTCGACCATCCGAGCCCCCCGGCTTTCACGGGCACGCACGGTGCCCGGCGCCTCCGCCAGCCGATCCCCGGGCGGAGGAGGAGAAAATCCCTGGCGGAATTGCAAGAACAATGCGAAGCGCGGACTCCCCGGCACCGGCGCGGCGACGGCGTTCCGGATCCGGTTTCACGCAAGAGGCGCAGAGAAACGGCCGACACGATGAAGTTCCTCCGTGTCTCCGCGCCTCTGCGTGAGTCCTGCAGTTTTTTCCGGATCGGGAATTGGACGGAGGCAGCGGAGCCGGCAGGGGGGGCCTGGTGCTCTCCGTTGACTCCGTTGACTCCGTGTGAGGCTTTTCAGCAGGAGACCAGCAGAACGCCCCGCCGGCCGCGGGTTCGGCCGACGGGGCGTCGGTGCCTGGCGGAGC
Proteins encoded in this window:
- a CDS encoding PAS domain-containing sensor histidine kinase, with the protein product MVEGSGTDVEAARHASGFEGGERLEQDAGLYRLLVESVRDYAIFVLDPGGHVRSWNAGAERIKGYTRDEIVGRHFSTFYPPEDVAAGKPQWELEVAAREGRVEDEGWRVRKDGSHFWANVVITALREPDGRLVGFAKVTRDLTDRRRVDEALRQSEERFRLLVQSVRDYGIFMLDAGGHIASWNEGAERIKGYTRDEILGRHFSTFYPPEDVAAGKPEWELEVAAREGRVEDEGWRVRKDGSRFWANVVITALRDREGTLIGFTKVTRDLTERKAAEERALEDARRVARAEAANRTKSEFLATMSHELRTPLNAIGGYADLLAMGVRGPVNEEQLHDLERIRQSQLHLLAIVNDLLNYSRIDAGQVHYEIEPVDLAESSRTVAAMVEPQAAAKGLEFALEALPRGVVARADRLKVEQILLNLLSNAMKFTGPGGRVALSCAAEAGLATVSVADTGPGIPPERTDEIFEPFVQLGRSLSAPHEGTGLGLAISRDLARAMGGDVTVRSAPGRGSTFTLSLPLA